A stretch of [Clostridium] innocuum DNA encodes these proteins:
- a CDS encoding PTS sugar transporter subunit IIB, translating to MAGKLKLLVCCGNGAGTSMMIKLNVEKVTKKMGLGIQEIRHCAVSEGKSAAGQYDIVLCSKNFVSMFADAEKRGTKIVGLKNVMSAKEIEEGLAAAINK from the coding sequence ATGGCTGGAAAACTGAAACTGCTGGTCTGCTGTGGAAATGGTGCAGGCACAAGTATGATGATCAAATTAAACGTTGAAAAGGTAACGAAGAAGATGGGGCTGGGTATCCAGGAAATCCGTCACTGTGCGGTATCCGAAGGAAAATCTGCCGCAGGCCAGTATGATATCGTTCTGTGCTCCAAAAACTTTGTAAGCATGTTTGCGGATGCGGAAAAACGTGGCACAAAAATTGTCGGACTGAAAAATGTAATGTCCGCAAAAGAGATTGAAGAAGGGCTGGCAGCCGCTATAAATAAGTAA